A single region of the Halonatronomonas betaini genome encodes:
- the phoU gene encoding phosphate signaling complex protein PhoU — protein MRKNYQKQLDELKDEMLIMAGKVEEAIWESINALQEQDLDRAKTVIANDDVIDELEMKLEEMSTRLIALQQPVAGDLRTIIVISKLATDLERIGDHAVNIAEKVLEIGNEPLIKPLIDIPKMTEIVTRRLKESLDAFIRFDSSAAREIAREDEEVDKCDESILTELLEMMAEDSSIVEQATSLIFISRFLERIGDHSTNICERVIYMDTGKRETY, from the coding sequence ATGAGGAAAAATTATCAGAAACAGCTTGATGAATTAAAGGATGAGATGTTGATTATGGCTGGCAAAGTTGAAGAGGCTATCTGGGAGAGTATTAATGCTTTACAGGAACAGGATTTAGATAGAGCAAAAACTGTAATTGCAAATGATGATGTTATTGATGAATTGGAGATGAAATTAGAGGAGATGAGTACCAGATTAATTGCCCTGCAGCAGCCAGTAGCAGGTGATTTGAGAACAATTATTGTAATTTCGAAACTGGCCACTGATCTAGAGCGGATTGGCGATCATGCTGTCAATATAGCTGAAAAGGTGCTGGAAATTGGCAATGAACCTTTAATAAAACCGTTGATTGATATTCCAAAAATGACTGAAATTGTGACAAGAAGGTTAAAGGAGAGTCTTGATGCTTTTATTAGATTTGATAGCTCTGCTGCCAGAGAAATTGCCAGGGAGGATGAAGAGGTTGATAAATGTGACGAAAGTATCTTAACTGAACTTCTAGAAATGATGGCTGAGGACTCTTCTATTGTTGAGCAGGCGACTTCATTGATCTTTATCAGTAGATTTCTTGAAAGAATCGGGGATCATTCCACTAATATCTGCGAAAGGGTTATATATATGGATACTGGAAAGCGGGAGACTTATTAG
- a CDS encoding cation diffusion facilitator family transporter, with protein sequence MFTKTRTDIGQRVLKVTLAANIFLALLKIVVGFLASSAALVADGFHSISDIASSAGVLIAVAFASRPPDDNHHYGHGQAEPLAAVMIGMILFITAALLAYNMVGNLIAGEVSIPGTMALYAAFISIVVKELMYRYTIKAGEETDNQALKADAWHHRSDAFSSVAALIGIAAARIGFWFLDPVAGIVVAVMVFKVGYEILEEGFITLLGKAPAGNKILEIKEQIIEVDGVEDILDVKGRYNGPVLYLDIKIAVSPTLTVEEGHEIAARVKSRLLERYIEAEEVLVHVDPAGNNGKGVDNDG encoded by the coding sequence ATGTTTACTAAAACTAGAACTGATATTGGCCAGCGGGTCTTGAAGGTGACGCTGGCTGCTAATATTTTTCTGGCATTATTAAAGATTGTTGTTGGGTTTTTAGCCTCTAGTGCCGCTCTGGTGGCTGATGGTTTTCATTCGATTTCTGATATAGCATCTTCAGCCGGGGTCTTGATTGCAGTAGCCTTTGCCAGCAGGCCACCTGATGATAACCATCATTATGGCCATGGTCAGGCTGAGCCACTGGCAGCAGTGATGATTGGGATGATTTTATTTATAACAGCGGCATTATTGGCTTATAATATGGTTGGCAATCTAATAGCAGGAGAGGTTTCTATACCTGGAACTATGGCGCTATATGCTGCCTTTATTTCGATAGTGGTTAAAGAGTTGATGTATCGATATACGATAAAAGCCGGTGAGGAGACAGATAATCAGGCTTTAAAGGCAGATGCCTGGCATCATAGAAGTGATGCTTTTTCTTCAGTTGCTGCTTTAATAGGAATTGCTGCTGCCAGAATTGGTTTCTGGTTTTTAGACCCAGTAGCCGGTATTGTTGTTGCTGTCATGGTTTTTAAAGTTGGTTATGAAATCCTGGAAGAGGGTTTTATCACATTATTGGGTAAAGCCCCTGCTGGAAATAAGATTCTGGAAATTAAAGAGCAGATTATTGAAGTTGATGGAGTTGAAGATATACTGGATGTAAAAGGCCGGTATAATGGGCCAGTTTTATATTTGGATATAAAAATTGCGGTCTCTCCAACTTTAACTGTTGAAGAGGGCCATGAGATTGCAGCCAGGGTCAAATCTCGTTTGCTTGAAAGATATATTGAAGCTGAAGAGGTTTTGGTTCATGTTGATCCGGCTGGTAATAATGGAAAAGGGGTTGATAATGATGGCTAA
- a CDS encoding glycosyltransferase family 4 protein has protein sequence MAKELVQTLGQRPAMTGSGIYLQALYNAAKSAGYKQAVIGSAVEDGIYQDLVGIARKDFYPVIFNSTRLPFAPFGMSDNMPYPSSQYKDMSDDQKEKFLDGYFSRLEEVLKRLNNPVILTHHLWLLSAEISKKFKDLQVMAICHGTGIRQLRQNPGFSKKIKEDLSYLDQVFALNDEQKKLIIDHFSIPAERIKVTGLGYNSQYFSFPTEAEIRDKREKEGVELVYVGKLSHSKGVNSLIRAIEQVDASNLKVTFIGSGQGAEAQEIKDRANNLKDKVEFTGQISQAEVAERMKVADLLCLPSFYEGFALVILEALASGLRVVSSDLPGVKDKIPDYIKEAGTITFVDLPELKDVDRPVESDLPAYEKRLAEAIRDQLGKINELDFLRDIKYLEAVRSLNWKSVFEMIEQEF, from the coding sequence ATGGCTAAGGAATTGGTTCAAACTCTTGGCCAGCGCCCTGCCATGACAGGTAGTGGCATTTATCTCCAGGCTCTTTATAATGCTGCTAAAAGTGCTGGTTACAAGCAGGCTGTTATTGGATCAGCTGTTGAAGATGGTATATATCAGGATCTGGTTGGGATTGCCAGGAAGGATTTTTATCCTGTAATATTTAATTCTACAAGGTTGCCATTTGCTCCCTTTGGTATGAGTGATAATATGCCTTATCCTAGCAGTCAGTATAAGGATATGAGTGATGATCAGAAAGAGAAATTTTTAGATGGTTATTTTTCCAGGCTGGAAGAGGTTTTAAAGCGGTTAAATAATCCTGTAATTCTAACTCATCACCTCTGGTTATTATCTGCTGAAATATCAAAAAAATTTAAGGATTTACAGGTTATGGCGATCTGTCATGGTACTGGTATTAGACAGTTAAGGCAGAACCCTGGCTTTAGCAAAAAGATAAAAGAGGATTTAAGTTATCTGGATCAGGTTTTTGCTCTAAACGATGAGCAGAAAAAGCTGATTATAGATCATTTTTCGATTCCAGCTGAAAGGATTAAGGTTACTGGTTTAGGCTATAATAGCCAGTATTTTTCTTTTCCGACTGAAGCAGAAATAAGAGATAAGAGAGAAAAAGAGGGAGTTGAACTGGTCTATGTCGGTAAGTTAAGCCATTCTAAAGGTGTTAACTCATTGATTAGAGCTATAGAGCAGGTCGATGCCAGTAATTTAAAAGTGACATTTATCGGCTCAGGCCAGGGGGCTGAAGCCCAGGAGATTAAGGATAGGGCCAATAATTTAAAAGATAAAGTTGAATTTACCGGTCAGATCAGTCAGGCTGAGGTTGCTGAAAGGATGAAAGTCGCTGACTTGCTCTGTTTACCTTCATTTTATGAGGGTTTTGCCCTGGTTATTCTGGAGGCTTTAGCTTCCGGGTTAAGGGTTGTTAGTAGCGATCTCCCTGGTGTTAAGGATAAGATTCCTGATTATATTAAAGAGGCAGGGACGATTACTTTTGTTGATCTGCCAGAGCTTAAAGATGTTGATAGGCCAGTGGAATCAGATCTGCCTGCATATGAGAAACGGCTGGCAGAGGCAATTAGAGATCAGCTCGGGAAAATTAATGAGCTTGATTTTTTAAGGGATATCAAATATCTAGAAGCTGTCAGGTCTTTAAATTGGAAGTCTGTTTTTGAGATGATAGAGCAGGAATTTTAA
- a CDS encoding PHP domain-containing protein — protein sequence MLFDTHIHENLFSGDSHLSPDQVLEEAVEAGLDGICITDHESNGFKTYVDEYEDRYGIKIIVGAEVLTRQGDILVFGFDDLPERVIPANILLADVERAGGVAIAAHPFRKNYRGIGDNIDHLADLLHGVEGLNGSTSDRNNYKAIESANYNNLPLLGGSDAHRPGRIGKYITEIEAEINDENDFINAVRSGRVRPLYQHEGRYLPLKPLEEAEAV from the coding sequence ATGCTATTCGATACCCATATACATGAGAACTTATTTTCAGGTGATAGCCATTTAAGTCCTGACCAGGTTCTAGAAGAGGCTGTGGAGGCCGGCCTGGATGGTATCTGTATAACAGACCATGAGAGTAATGGTTTTAAAACATATGTTGATGAATATGAAGATAGATATGGTATAAAAATTATTGTTGGCGCCGAGGTTCTTACCAGGCAGGGAGATATTCTGGTCTTTGGCTTTGATGATCTGCCAGAGAGGGTTATTCCTGCAAATATTCTGTTGGCTGATGTTGAAAGGGCCGGGGGAGTTGCGATTGCTGCCCATCCCTTCAGGAAAAATTACAGGGGGATTGGTGATAATATAGATCATCTGGCTGATCTGCTCCATGGGGTTGAGGGCTTAAATGGCTCAACCAGTGACAGGAATAATTATAAGGCAATAGAATCTGCTAATTATAATAATCTGCCGTTACTGGGAGGCAGTGATGCCCACAGACCTGGGCGGATTGGGAAATATATTACCGAGATTGAAGCAGAAATTAATGACGAGAATGATTTTATTAATGCAGTTAGATCAGGCAGGGTAAGGCCGTTGTATCAACATGAAGGTCGTTATCTGCCATTAAAACCTCTAGAAGAGGCAGAAGCAGTTTAA
- a CDS encoding YibE/F family protein, which produces MKSLNRLFFIVVVIMLVGLLAMPGLAVDDFSGDEPGAGGAEQFGQQVAPDVEEEYLRGRIVDLTTEENPDEYLSLRQMLEVEVTSGEFSGEVITAEHAVMENNIYGDERLEEGKRIILQAYTGDGEIVEAYFHDLARERGLIYLGIITLLVLIVVARKQGLKTIITLILTLGLIFFYLIPALAEGAAPIPTAVASSIVMIIIIHGIIGGWRLKSLIAILGTVTGVLLAGLLAYGFGQLVNLTGLNNEEARLLIGTGLDLNPKGILFAGIIIGSLGAVTDVAMSIASFAENTWKNDREISARKLYNIGIATGKDIIGTMANTLILAYVGSSLALLILFYHFSGGWIDLINFDLVATEIVRGLAGTAGLIVTIPVTALLASFFYTSR; this is translated from the coding sequence ATGAAGAGTTTAAATAGATTATTTTTTATTGTTGTTGTAATCATGCTGGTTGGCCTGCTAGCTATGCCTGGATTGGCTGTTGATGATTTTTCTGGAGATGAACCAGGGGCTGGAGGGGCTGAACAGTTTGGGCAGCAGGTTGCTCCTGACGTTGAAGAGGAATATTTGCGGGGAAGAATTGTTGATCTGACCACTGAAGAGAATCCAGACGAGTATTTGAGTTTGAGGCAGATGCTTGAAGTTGAGGTGACTTCTGGAGAGTTTTCTGGCGAGGTCATTACTGCGGAGCATGCTGTTATGGAGAATAATATTTATGGTGATGAGAGGCTTGAAGAGGGAAAGCGGATCATTCTTCAGGCTTATACCGGTGATGGCGAGATAGTTGAGGCTTATTTTCATGATCTGGCCAGGGAGCGGGGGTTAATCTATTTAGGGATTATTACTCTGCTTGTATTGATTGTTGTGGCCAGAAAACAGGGACTTAAGACTATTATTACATTGATTTTGACCCTGGGGCTTATCTTCTTTTATCTGATCCCGGCCCTTGCTGAAGGAGCGGCTCCGATACCGACAGCAGTGGCGAGCTCAATTGTTATGATTATTATTATTCATGGGATTATCGGTGGCTGGAGGTTGAAATCGCTGATAGCTATTTTAGGAACTGTAACCGGGGTTCTGCTGGCAGGTTTGCTGGCCTATGGCTTCGGTCAGCTGGTTAATCTGACTGGCTTAAATAATGAAGAGGCGAGACTGCTGATAGGTACTGGTCTTGATCTGAATCCTAAAGGGATATTATTTGCTGGAATTATTATTGGTTCATTAGGGGCTGTTACTGATGTGGCAATGTCGATAGCTTCTTTTGCGGAAAATACCTGGAAGAATGACAGGGAGATATCAGCCAGAAAGTTATATAATATCGGGATTGCTACAGGCAAGGATATTATTGGAACTATGGCCAATACATTGATTTTAGCATATGTAGGTAGTTCTCTGGCCTTATTGATTTTATTTTATCATTTTAGTGGAGGCTGGATTGATCTGATTAATTTTGATCTGGTGGCTACTGAAATTGTAAGGGGACTGGCTGGAACTGCTGGCCTGATAGTGACAATACCTGTTACAGCGCTGCTGGCATCGTTCTTTTATACCAGTCGCTAG
- a CDS encoding DEAD/DEAH box helicase — protein sequence MNLAQLSDKLKYLNEVTHYRELPGQEATYADFPEGLSDRLVDVLEKQWISRLYSHQAEAIEHIKKGRDTVVVTPTASGKTLCYNLPVLDSILKAEESRALYLFPTKALAQDQLNELLELSEELDAGVKTYTYDGDTRPAVRKSIRQAGHIVLTNPDMLHTGILPHHTKWVKLFENLDYVVIDEVHSYRGVFGSHVANVIRRLKRIAEFYGSDPVFITASATIANPAELASRLIGKDVELVDNNGAPQGPRDFFFYNPPIVNQELGIRKSYVLESKYLARRLLKNKISTIVFARTRLNTELLLSYLRDEISANSEIAGYRGGYLPDERRRIEEGLRDGSILGVISTNALELGIDIGQLEACLIAGYPGAVSSVWQQAGRAGRGQQRALTILVASSSPLDQFMINHPDYFFQQPPESGLINPNNLLILISHIKCAAFELPFEEGEIFGVESTAEILDYLVEERVLHFRNGRWYWMTDKYPAQDISLRSASSDDFAVIDMTANKNQVIGKVDYFAAPTTIHEKAIYIHGGDQYQVQELDFEDRRALVKKVDVNYYTDASLAVELKVLEDFERQGAGEKIYGHGEVSVTARATMFKKVKFNSHENVGYGDINLPEQEMHTTAYWLTAPADLKEKLGQNKLENGLIGIANLIENIAPLFLLADSRDLKNTVQIKSPFTGLPTIFFYDSYPGGIGLSEKLFRVHEKLLDRAHELLTDCPCEQGCPSCVGPGSEVGLTAKEDADLILTILKRGDNYESKGKIKEDARSEKGADR from the coding sequence ATGAATCTGGCTCAACTATCTGATAAATTGAAATATTTAAATGAGGTGACCCATTACAGGGAGCTTCCTGGTCAGGAGGCTACCTATGCTGATTTCCCTGAGGGTTTATCTGATAGATTAGTAGATGTTCTGGAAAAACAGTGGATTTCCAGGCTTTATAGTCATCAGGCTGAGGCTATTGAACATATTAAAAAGGGCAGGGATACTGTGGTTGTAACACCGACTGCTTCAGGTAAGACTCTCTGTTATAATCTGCCTGTTTTAGATAGCATCTTGAAGGCTGAAGAGAGCCGGGCCCTTTATTTATTTCCGACCAAGGCTTTAGCCCAGGATCAGTTAAATGAGTTGCTGGAGCTTTCAGAGGAGTTAGATGCTGGAGTTAAGACCTATACCTATGACGGCGATACGAGACCGGCGGTTAGAAAGAGTATCCGCCAGGCCGGTCATATTGTGCTGACCAATCCGGATATGCTCCATACTGGAATTTTGCCCCATCATACAAAATGGGTTAAACTTTTTGAGAATTTAGATTATGTTGTAATCGATGAAGTTCACAGTTATCGGGGAGTTTTTGGCAGCCATGTTGCCAATGTGATCAGGCGACTTAAGCGGATTGCTGAGTTTTACGGGTCTGATCCGGTCTTTATTACTGCTTCGGCAACTATTGCAAATCCGGCAGAGCTGGCCAGCCGTTTAATCGGCAAAGATGTTGAGCTTGTTGATAATAATGGGGCTCCCCAGGGACCCAGAGATTTCTTCTTTTATAATCCGCCGATTGTTAATCAGGAGCTGGGGATTAGAAAGAGTTATGTCCTTGAGAGCAAGTATCTGGCCAGGCGTCTGCTGAAAAATAAGATTTCAACGATTGTCTTTGCCAGGACCAGGCTCAATACGGAGCTTTTATTATCCTATCTGAGAGACGAGATTTCGGCTAATAGCGAGATTGCCGGATATCGGGGTGGCTATCTCCCTGATGAGCGTCGGAGAATTGAGGAAGGGCTCAGGGATGGTTCGATTTTAGGGGTTATCAGTACCAATGCCCTGGAGCTGGGGATTGATATTGGCCAGCTTGAGGCCTGTCTGATTGCCGGTTATCCTGGGGCTGTCTCTTCAGTCTGGCAGCAGGCTGGCCGGGCCGGCCGGGGACAGCAGCGGGCACTGACTATTTTAGTTGCCTCATCCAGTCCTTTAGATCAGTTTATGATTAATCATCCTGATTATTTCTTTCAGCAGCCACCGGAAAGTGGCCTGATTAATCCGAATAATTTATTGATTTTAATCTCCCATATTAAATGTGCGGCCTTTGAGCTGCCCTTTGAAGAGGGGGAGATCTTTGGAGTTGAGTCGACTGCGGAGATTTTAGATTATTTAGTTGAAGAGAGGGTGCTCCATTTCAGGAATGGCCGCTGGTACTGGATGACTGATAAGTATCCTGCCCAGGATATCAGTCTCAGGAGTGCTTCCAGTGATGATTTTGCTGTGATTGATATGACTGCGAATAAGAATCAGGTAATCGGTAAGGTCGATTATTTTGCAGCGCCAACGACTATTCATGAGAAGGCTATTTATATTCATGGTGGCGATCAGTATCAGGTCCAGGAGCTTGATTTTGAGGATAGGCGGGCTTTAGTTAAGAAGGTGGATGTCAATTATTATACTGATGCTTCCCTGGCTGTGGAACTCAAGGTGTTAGAGGATTTTGAGCGGCAGGGTGCTGGCGAGAAAATTTATGGCCATGGCGAGGTTTCTGTGACTGCCAGGGCGACGATGTTTAAGAAGGTTAAATTTAATAGTCATGAAAATGTGGGATATGGCGATATTAATCTTCCAGAACAGGAGATGCATACGACAGCTTACTGGCTGACAGCTCCAGCTGATTTAAAGGAGAAACTGGGTCAAAATAAGCTGGAGAATGGCCTGATTGGAATTGCCAATCTGATTGAGAATATAGCTCCATTATTTCTGCTGGCTGATTCCAGGGATTTAAAGAATACTGTTCAGATTAAATCACCCTTTACCGGGCTGCCGACTATTTTCTTTTATGATAGTTATCCTGGCGGAATTGGCTTGAGTGAGAAATTATTCAGGGTTCATGAAAAGTTGCTGGACCGGGCCCATGAGCTATTAACTGACTGCCCCTGTGAGCAGGGCTGTCCTTCCTGTGTTGGACCAGGCAGTGAGGTTGGCCTGACTGCCAAGGAAGATGCCGATCTGATTCTGACCATTTTAAAGCGAGGCGATAATTATGAATCTAAGGGAAAAATTAAAGAAGATGCCAGGTCAGAAAAGGGAGCAGACCGATAG
- a CDS encoding ribonuclease H-like domain-containing protein produces the protein MNLREKLKKMPGQKREQTDSPEKPATVYLEENRYPLSYCHGRYSLEDFSEYPFQNAGAIFDLPEELSRDELLFLDTETTGLAGGAGTVAFMIGLAYFAGDEVVLEQYIMRDYDEEPDQLEAVKERIEERSNLVTFNGKCYDFPLLKDRFIMNRLEPPVLDNHIDLLHPARSLWRHLPSCSLKALEWQVIDFRRGEDIDGSQVPEQYFQYLKEKDFELLRPIIEHNRDDIISMISLARHLGEIVSLSDSIDWDGNKAYNLGYLFEKDGQLEKSIRLYERARDLQDSARLLTRIDKKLTWQYKRADCYDQAIKIWQEMIREKRGGLFPWVELAKYYEHQAKDYDSALKLVEAANKFLLSRRYYISDWKDRKDALDHRLDRLERKLARRE, from the coding sequence ATGAATCTAAGGGAAAAATTAAAGAAGATGCCAGGTCAGAAAAGGGAGCAGACCGATAGTCCTGAAAAACCGGCTACTGTCTACCTAGAGGAGAATCGATATCCTTTATCCTATTGTCATGGCAGGTATAGTCTTGAGGACTTTTCTGAGTATCCTTTTCAAAATGCTGGAGCAATATTTGATTTACCTGAAGAACTTTCCAGGGATGAACTCTTATTTTTAGATACTGAAACGACAGGACTTGCCGGTGGAGCCGGGACAGTGGCTTTTATGATTGGGCTGGCCTACTTTGCTGGCGATGAGGTTGTTTTAGAGCAGTATATAATGCGAGATTATGATGAAGAACCGGACCAGCTTGAGGCTGTTAAAGAAAGAATTGAGGAGCGGAGTAATTTGGTGACCTTTAATGGGAAATGCTATGATTTTCCGCTTTTGAAAGATAGATTTATTATGAATCGGCTGGAACCGCCTGTTCTGGATAATCATATTGATCTTTTACATCCTGCCAGGAGCTTATGGCGTCATCTGCCTTCCTGTAGCTTAAAGGCTCTGGAATGGCAGGTGATAGATTTCAGGCGGGGAGAGGATATTGATGGCAGTCAGGTGCCTGAACAGTACTTTCAGTATCTTAAGGAGAAAGATTTTGAGCTTTTAAGACCGATTATTGAGCATAATAGGGATGATATTATTTCGATGATAAGTCTGGCCAGGCATTTAGGTGAGATTGTGAGCCTCAGTGATTCTATTGATTGGGATGGCAATAAGGCTTATAATTTAGGATATCTATTTGAGAAGGATGGACAGCTGGAAAAGAGTATCAGGTTATATGAAAGGGCAAGGGATTTACAGGATTCAGCCAGGTTATTAACGAGAATTGATAAGAAGCTAACCTGGCAGTATAAGCGGGCTGATTGTTATGATCAGGCTATTAAGATCTGGCAGGAGATGATTAGAGAGAAACGAGGCGGGCTCTTTCCCTGGGTTGAACTGGCTAAATATTATGAGCACCAGGCAAAGGATTATGATTCTGCTCTGAAATTGGTTGAGGCAGCTAATAAGTTTCTTTTATCCAGGCGGTATTATATTTCAGACTGGAAAGATAGGAAGGATGCTTTAGATCATAGATTGGACAGGCTCGAGAGGAAGCTGGCCAGGAGGGAGTAA
- the msrB gene encoding peptide-methionine (R)-S-oxide reductase MsrB: MRGLIIAGIVLLGFTLLFFAGERGLTGNMSSEKNNVDFEVMGGSSCGVDDENSCQASTDGNLDLSDVDDPLLDELTEMQYYVTQMDGTEPRFNNEFYDHKEPGIYVDVVSGEALFSSVDKYDSGSGWPSFTRPLVEENIVEREDRSFGMNRTEVRSKEADSHLGHVFPDGPEPTGMRYCINSAALRFIPADELEERGYGEFTELFSEEELQSNPESNENANLIELDQEVADIDTEKATFALG; the protein is encoded by the coding sequence TTGAGAGGCCTAATTATTGCCGGTATTGTTCTTTTAGGTTTTACTTTGCTGTTTTTTGCTGGAGAAAGGGGGCTGACAGGTAATATGAGTTCTGAGAAAAATAATGTGGATTTTGAAGTTATGGGTGGTTCCAGTTGTGGCGTTGACGACGAAAATAGTTGCCAGGCAAGTACTGATGGCAATTTAGATCTTTCAGATGTAGATGATCCATTATTAGATGAGCTGACTGAGATGCAATATTATGTCACCCAGATGGATGGTACTGAACCGAGATTTAATAATGAATTCTATGACCATAAAGAGCCAGGTATCTATGTAGATGTTGTTTCAGGTGAGGCTTTATTTAGTTCAGTTGATAAGTATGATTCTGGTTCTGGCTGGCCAAGTTTTACCAGGCCATTAGTTGAGGAAAATATTGTTGAAAGAGAAGATAGAAGTTTTGGCATGAATCGGACTGAAGTGAGGAGTAAAGAGGCTGATTCCCATTTAGGTCATGTTTTTCCTGATGGGCCGGAACCGACTGGTATGAGATATTGTATAAATTCAGCTGCTTTGAGGTTTATCCCGGCTGATGAATTAGAAGAGAGAGGCTATGGTGAATTTACTGAACTTTTCTCTGAAGAGGAATTACAATCAAACCCTGAATCTAATGAAAATGCAAATTTGATTGAACTTGATCAGGAGGTTGCAGATATTGATACTGAAAAGGCAACCTTTGCCCTTGGCTGA
- a CDS encoding ABC transporter substrate-binding protein produces the protein MKLQKFIIIFIIIAAIVIATSFVFNQNEVVKVGVLVNLSGSHSDVGIDIRDGVRLAVDEINSLGSLEGYQFELMIRDHEMDIKKAHAAIDEFNKAGVEVIIGPTLSGMISSVINKINDLDMLILSPTSGSKALISANNNLFRMVPSSEEEQRLVVNHILGEYPDAKVALIYDRSNYAFTADWRQQLSSRLLRGGGRLVESRAYDFTRLDNHRVPVHNLSNDFDALVIAANPIDTAMLVQNYYNISGEDMKQVYATRWSFDRSVIDYGGMAVEGLIIPHPWEYNSESYGDSEFNLSFNEYYNRMPGFGAYYGYETVLILKELLADGVDYKARDIREELESGRAFKGIDGRIRFNQFGDAIRAIHLYQIENQDFRRIDAR, from the coding sequence ATGAAATTGCAAAAATTTATCATAATATTTATTATAATTGCTGCAATAGTTATTGCAACTTCTTTTGTTTTTAATCAGAATGAGGTTGTTAAAGTTGGAGTGCTTGTTAATTTAAGTGGTTCCCATTCTGATGTTGGAATAGATATTAGAGATGGTGTCAGGCTGGCAGTTGATGAGATCAATAGTTTAGGATCATTAGAGGGTTATCAGTTTGAATTGATGATCAGGGATCATGAGATGGATATTAAAAAAGCCCATGCCGCAATCGATGAATTTAATAAGGCAGGAGTTGAAGTTATAATAGGTCCAACTTTAAGTGGCATGATTAGTAGTGTTATTAATAAAATCAATGACCTGGATATGCTTATATTGAGCCCCACTTCTGGCAGCAAGGCTTTGATTTCAGCTAATAATAATCTTTTTAGAATGGTTCCTTCATCTGAAGAGGAACAGCGATTAGTTGTTAATCATATTTTAGGTGAATATCCTGATGCCAAGGTAGCTCTTATTTACGATAGGTCTAATTATGCCTTTACTGCTGATTGGAGACAGCAATTATCCTCCAGGTTATTAAGAGGCGGAGGTAGATTAGTTGAATCAAGGGCATATGATTTTACCAGGCTCGATAATCATAGAGTACCAGTACATAATTTGAGCAATGATTTTGATGCTCTTGTTATTGCCGCTAATCCAATAGATACCGCCATGCTGGTTCAGAATTATTATAATATTTCTGGAGAAGATATGAAACAGGTTTATGCAACCCGCTGGTCTTTTGATAGATCGGTTATTGATTATGGAGGAATGGCTGTTGAGGGCTTGATTATACCCCATCCCTGGGAATATAATAGTGAGAGTTATGGAGATAGTGAATTTAATTTGAGTTTTAATGAATATTATAATAGAATGCCTGGTTTTGGAGCATATTATGGATATGAAACAGTTTTGATTCTAAAGGAGTTGCTGGCTGATGGAGTTGATTATAAAGCTAGAGACATCAGGGAAGAGCTTGAGTCTGGTAGAGCTTTTAAAGGTATCGATGGCAGAATAAGATTTAATCAATTTGGTGATGCCATTAGGGCAATCCATCTATATCAAATAGAAAATCAGGATTTTAGGAGGATTGATGCTCGTTGA